In one window of Skermanella rosea DNA:
- a CDS encoding chloride channel protein: MSEVTRYTSGAQAKDDDAKSGSPSGQADQSRLGRRLSLSIPTRKLRNSELVLILVSGLLGGVVGFGVMLLHDFVEFLHHLVFDLGEGRYLSEGVGIAPATMLVVPTLGGLLVGTLMFFVRRWRPGEIVDPIEANALFGGKMSLVDSFRLTVSTLISNGCGASVGMEAAYTQTGAGLSSTVGQVMRLRRGDLRILTGCGAAAAIAAAFNAPLAGAFYAFELVIGSYTLAALAPVAVAAVTATLVARMTIGVAPIFAVDAPLIGVGAVDYAAFALVGFASGWLGILTMQAVTVSERLFRRMAPQIWARPAIGGFCVGLIAMAVPQVLGSGHGALQMSLDGQLALPVLLALLSAKILASAISLGSGFRGGLFSSSLFLGSLFGGILAELALGLYPELSVSQTAFMLVGMGSVAAAIIGAPITMVMLVLEITADFPATLGVLTGVVVSSVVVRKVFGYSFATWRFHLRGVPIRGAHDVGWIEDLTVGRLMRRDQKIVAEDMRIAALRRIYPLGSVKQVFVVDESGQYMGLVDMAAVHNPDLDEKADETQVSELARNVRYFLLPRTNVRTALKHFSEAEEETLPVLDGPSSRKIVGYLTEAYALRRYNQELEKQRSDELGMKNLYGAD; encoded by the coding sequence ATGTCCGAAGTCACACGCTACACGTCCGGCGCCCAGGCGAAGGATGACGACGCCAAGTCCGGGTCGCCGTCCGGGCAGGCCGACCAGTCCCGGCTAGGCCGCCGCCTGAGCCTTTCGATTCCGACGCGGAAGCTGCGCAACAGCGAGCTCGTCCTGATCCTGGTCAGCGGCCTGCTGGGCGGCGTGGTCGGGTTCGGGGTCATGCTGCTCCACGACTTCGTCGAATTCCTGCACCACCTGGTCTTCGACCTCGGGGAAGGACGTTACCTGAGCGAGGGCGTCGGCATCGCTCCCGCCACCATGCTGGTGGTCCCGACCCTGGGCGGGCTGCTGGTCGGGACCCTGATGTTCTTCGTGCGCCGCTGGCGCCCCGGCGAGATCGTCGACCCGATCGAGGCGAACGCCCTGTTCGGCGGCAAGATGTCCCTGGTCGACAGCTTCCGGCTGACCGTCTCGACCCTGATCTCCAACGGCTGCGGCGCTTCGGTCGGGATGGAGGCCGCCTATACCCAGACCGGGGCCGGGCTCTCCTCGACCGTGGGGCAGGTGATGCGGCTCCGCCGCGGAGACCTGCGCATCCTGACCGGCTGCGGCGCCGCGGCTGCGATCGCCGCCGCGTTCAACGCTCCCCTCGCCGGCGCCTTCTACGCCTTCGAGCTGGTCATCGGCAGCTACACCCTGGCGGCGCTCGCCCCCGTCGCGGTCGCCGCCGTGACGGCGACGCTGGTCGCGCGGATGACGATCGGGGTGGCGCCGATCTTCGCGGTCGATGCGCCCCTGATCGGCGTCGGCGCGGTCGATTACGCCGCCTTCGCGCTGGTCGGGTTCGCCTCCGGCTGGCTCGGCATCCTGACCATGCAGGCGGTCACCGTGTCCGAGCGGCTGTTCCGGCGGATGGCGCCCCAGATCTGGGCGCGCCCCGCGATCGGCGGGTTCTGCGTCGGCCTGATCGCGATGGCGGTTCCCCAGGTGCTGGGCAGCGGCCACGGCGCCCTGCAGATGAGCCTGGACGGGCAACTCGCCCTGCCGGTGCTGCTCGCGCTGCTGTCGGCGAAGATCCTGGCGTCCGCCATCTCCCTCGGGTCGGGGTTCCGCGGCGGGCTGTTCAGCTCGTCGCTGTTCCTCGGCAGCCTGTTCGGCGGAATCCTGGCCGAGCTGGCGCTGGGGCTCTATCCCGAGCTTTCGGTCAGCCAGACGGCCTTCATGCTGGTCGGCATGGGATCGGTCGCCGCTGCGATCATCGGGGCGCCGATCACCATGGTGATGCTCGTGCTGGAGATCACCGCCGACTTCCCGGCGACGCTGGGCGTGCTGACCGGCGTGGTGGTCTCGAGCGTGGTGGTCCGCAAGGTCTTCGGCTATTCCTTCGCGACCTGGCGCTTCCACCTGCGCGGGGTGCCGATCCGGGGCGCCCACGATGTCGGCTGGATCGAGGATCTCACCGTCGGCCGGCTGATGCGGCGCGACCAGAAGATCGTCGCCGAAGACATGAGGATCGCGGCGCTCCGCCGGATCTACCCGCTGGGAAGCGTCAAGCAGGTCTTCGTCGTCGACGAGTCGGGCCAGTACATGGGGCTGGTCGACATGGCCGCGGTCCACAACCCCGACCTGGACGAGAAGGCGGACGAGACCCAGGTCTCCGAGCTTGCCCGGAACGTCCGCTATTTCCTGCTGCCCCGGACCAACGTCCGGACCGCCCTGAAGCATTTCAGCGAGGCGGAGGAGGAGACCCTTCCCGTCCTGGACGGGCCGAGCAGCCGCAAGATCGTCGGCTACCTGACCGAGGCCTATGCGCTGCGCCGCTACAACCAGGAACTGGAGAAGCAGCGCAGCGACGAGCTGGGCATGAAGAACCTGTACGGCGCGGACTGA
- a CDS encoding monovalent cation:proton antiporter-2 (CPA2) family protein — protein MHATQDLHDVLIVLAAAILVVPIFQRLRSSPVLGYLVAGMLIGPAGLAIVSDVSGMTVLANFGVVFLLFTIGLELSIERLKAIRFHVFGLGTLQVVVTAALFYFAARWLGQPREAAAILAGGLALSSTAIVLQILVERGELPTRHGRVSFAILLLQDLAVVPLLTLVPLLAGGGTRLAGALGIAALKAVAALLVILVVGRLILRPALRAVAAAKSPELFTGVTLLVVLSVSYLTEVAGLSMALGAFLAGLLIAETEYRHQVEGDIEPFRGILLALFFMTVGMTIDLGLVVREAPLVLSLVAGLVLGKAVVLTVLCRSFGFPTAVSAQVGLSLGQGGEFAFVLFSLAMALGVLGGQVGQLMLAVVALTMALTPFLMVAGRWIGSLLSPRVGPAELHRLEEDARDFKGHVIIAGFGRVGQTIARLLEAQRLPYMAFDLEPSRVAEGRARGLPIYYGDASRAEVLKAAGVNRARAAVVTLDQPHAAERAVEAIRRLSPLLDIHARARDHEHQKLLHDAGANHVVPEMVEGSLRLGGLLLRSLGRSSGEIAEQLEEFRGEAYAKLTNLIPPQTDRQRSAPSKDGKTPQGECGHFQGRENG, from the coding sequence ATGCACGCCACCCAAGATCTTCACGACGTCCTCATCGTCCTGGCGGCCGCCATCCTGGTGGTGCCGATCTTCCAGCGGCTGCGCTCCAGCCCGGTGCTGGGATATCTCGTGGCGGGAATGCTGATCGGCCCGGCCGGGCTGGCGATCGTCTCCGACGTTTCCGGGATGACCGTCCTGGCCAACTTCGGAGTCGTGTTCCTGCTGTTCACGATCGGGCTCGAACTGTCGATCGAGCGGCTCAAGGCGATCCGCTTCCATGTCTTCGGGCTGGGCACGCTCCAGGTCGTCGTCACCGCGGCCCTGTTCTATTTCGCCGCCCGCTGGCTGGGCCAGCCGCGCGAGGCGGCAGCGATCCTGGCCGGCGGCCTGGCGCTCTCGTCCACCGCCATCGTGCTGCAGATCCTGGTGGAGCGCGGCGAGCTGCCGACCCGGCACGGCAGGGTGTCCTTCGCGATCCTGCTGCTCCAGGACCTGGCGGTGGTCCCGCTGCTGACCCTGGTGCCGCTGCTGGCCGGCGGCGGGACACGCCTTGCCGGCGCGCTCGGCATCGCCGCGCTGAAGGCGGTCGCGGCGCTGCTCGTCATCCTGGTCGTCGGGCGGCTGATCCTGCGGCCGGCGCTGCGCGCGGTCGCCGCGGCGAAGTCGCCGGAGCTGTTCACCGGGGTGACGCTGCTGGTCGTGCTGAGCGTCAGCTACCTGACCGAGGTCGCCGGCCTGTCGATGGCGCTGGGCGCCTTCCTGGCGGGCCTGCTGATCGCCGAGACCGAGTACCGCCATCAGGTGGAGGGCGACATCGAGCCGTTCCGGGGAATCCTGCTCGCGCTGTTCTTCATGACCGTCGGCATGACGATCGACCTGGGGCTGGTGGTCCGGGAAGCGCCGCTGGTGCTGTCGCTGGTCGCGGGATTGGTGCTCGGCAAGGCGGTCGTGCTGACCGTGCTGTGCCGGTCCTTCGGTTTTCCCACGGCGGTGTCGGCCCAGGTCGGGCTCAGCCTCGGCCAGGGCGGCGAATTCGCCTTCGTCCTGTTCAGCCTCGCGATGGCGCTGGGCGTGCTGGGGGGGCAGGTCGGTCAGCTCATGCTGGCGGTCGTGGCCCTGACCATGGCGCTGACGCCGTTCCTGATGGTGGCGGGCCGCTGGATCGGCTCGCTGCTGTCGCCGCGGGTCGGACCGGCCGAACTCCACCGGCTGGAGGAGGACGCCCGCGACTTCAAGGGCCATGTGATCATCGCCGGATTCGGCCGGGTCGGCCAGACCATCGCCCGGCTGCTGGAGGCGCAACGCCTGCCTTACATGGCGTTCGACCTGGAGCCGTCGAGGGTCGCGGAGGGCCGGGCGCGCGGCCTTCCGATCTACTACGGCGACGCGAGCCGGGCCGAGGTCCTGAAGGCCGCCGGCGTCAACCGCGCCCGTGCGGCCGTGGTGACGCTCGACCAGCCCCACGCGGCCGAACGGGCGGTGGAGGCGATCCGGCGGCTCAGCCCCCTGCTCGACATCCATGCCCGGGCGCGGGACCATGAACACCAGAAGCTTCTGCACGACGCCGGTGCGAATCACGTCGTCCCGGAGATGGTGGAGGGCAGCCTCCGCCTGGGCGGCCTGCTGCTCCGCTCGCTTGGCCGCTCGTCCGGGGAGATCGCCGAACAGCTCGAAGAATTCCGAGGGGAAGCTTACGCCAAGCTGACCAATCTGATTCCTCCCCAAACGGATCGACAGAGGTCCGCGCCATCAAAGGATGGAAAAACCCCGCAAGGAGAGTGCGGACATTTCCAAGGGCGGGAGAACGGCTGA
- a CDS encoding DUF502 domain-containing protein → MLPQEDPDQSASSPATPGKGGKPLRIGLMGRVRAYFLAGILVTAPVAITLYLAWAVINLIDTAVSQLLPAQYNPENYLPFSIPGLGVVIVIVALTLTGALTAGVIGRLVVRAGEAVLARMPVVRSVYGATKQILETVLANQSAAFREVVLVEYPRRGIWTLGFITGHTQGEVQDLTVDDVVNVFIPTTPNPTSGFLLFVPRSDLHVLEMTVEEGIKMVVSGGIVTPPDRRPVTARRGSVEERSRAPETVE, encoded by the coding sequence GTGCTCCCCCAAGAAGATCCCGATCAGTCCGCGTCCTCCCCCGCCACCCCGGGCAAGGGCGGCAAGCCCCTGCGCATCGGCCTGATGGGCCGGGTCCGGGCCTATTTCCTGGCGGGCATCCTGGTGACCGCGCCGGTCGCCATCACGCTCTATCTCGCCTGGGCGGTGATCAACCTGATCGACACCGCCGTGTCGCAGCTCCTCCCGGCGCAGTACAATCCTGAAAATTACCTGCCGTTCAGCATCCCCGGCCTGGGCGTGGTGATCGTGATCGTGGCCCTCACGCTGACCGGCGCCCTGACCGCCGGCGTCATCGGAAGGCTGGTGGTCCGCGCCGGCGAGGCGGTGCTGGCCCGCATGCCGGTGGTGCGCAGCGTCTACGGCGCCACGAAGCAGATCCTGGAGACGGTGCTGGCCAACCAGTCCGCCGCCTTCCGGGAGGTCGTCCTGGTCGAGTATCCGAGGCGCGGGATCTGGACCCTGGGCTTCATCACCGGGCATACCCAGGGCGAGGTCCAGGACCTGACGGTGGACGACGTGGTCAACGTCTTCATCCCGACCACGCCGAACCCGACGTCGGGCTTCCTGCTGTTCGTCCCCCGTTCCGACCTGCACGTGCTGGAGATGACCGTGGAGGAGGGGATCAAGATGGTCGTCTCCGGCGGGATCGTCACGCCGCCGGACCGCCGTCCGGTCACCGCCCGGCGCGGGAGCGTCGAGGAGCGGTCCAGGGCGCCGGAGACCGTGGAGTAG
- a CDS encoding Crp/Fnr family transcriptional regulator, with translation MPEVQAASLDRIDLLASLTPEERAAIVRQCSWRRYKADEQIIDHLSETRDACLVVEGRVRVVMFSMSGREISFDDVSAGGYMGELSALDGEPRSATVVALTDTLIAFVPPRLFQEIVTTHPKVALMLMQRMAAVIRSATGRIMDLSTLGANNRVHAELVRLAKPGLKPDNTAEISPIPVHGDIASRVSTTRETVARVLSDLARSGIVERRSHALVVKDYSRLVDMVEEVRGE, from the coding sequence GTGCCGGAAGTGCAGGCCGCCTCGCTAGACCGGATCGATCTGCTGGCGTCCCTGACGCCGGAAGAACGTGCCGCCATCGTCCGCCAGTGCAGCTGGCGCCGCTACAAGGCCGACGAGCAGATCATCGACCATCTCAGCGAGACGCGGGATGCCTGCCTGGTCGTCGAGGGCCGGGTGCGCGTCGTGATGTTCTCCATGTCCGGCCGGGAGATCAGCTTCGACGACGTTTCCGCCGGGGGCTACATGGGCGAGCTTTCGGCCCTGGACGGCGAGCCGCGGTCCGCCACGGTGGTGGCGCTGACCGACACGCTGATCGCCTTCGTCCCGCCCCGCCTGTTCCAGGAGATCGTGACGACCCATCCCAAGGTGGCGCTGATGCTGATGCAGCGGATGGCCGCCGTCATCCGGAGCGCTACCGGGCGGATCATGGATCTCAGCACGCTCGGGGCCAACAACCGCGTCCATGCGGAGCTTGTCCGGCTTGCCAAGCCCGGGCTGAAGCCCGACAACACCGCGGAAATCTCTCCGATTCCCGTCCATGGCGACATCGCGAGCCGGGTCAGCACGACCCGGGAGACGGTCGCCCGCGTGCTCAGCGACCTTGCCCGGAGCGGGATCGTCGAGCGACGCAGCCATGCGCTCGTCGTTAAGGATTATTCGCGGCTGGTCGATATGGTGGAGGAAGTCCGGGGCGAGTGA
- a CDS encoding DUF2934 domain-containing protein, with amino-acid sequence MSLFDEVESRVRQRAYEIWQREGCPEGREADHWALAKEEIAIEDNQSQTLAPNPSQGGDDTVVHPEPVEPLLAAESLEEDIGGPTNQSDEQPLPKRTRTRRTVAAGDAEPAPAPSGTAGAAKTTRTRKAKSKE; translated from the coding sequence ATGAGCCTGTTCGACGAAGTTGAAAGTCGGGTGAGACAACGCGCCTATGAGATCTGGCAGCGCGAGGGATGCCCGGAGGGACGGGAGGCGGACCACTGGGCGCTGGCCAAGGAAGAAATCGCGATCGAGGACAACCAGTCCCAGACGCTGGCCCCCAATCCGTCGCAGGGCGGCGACGATACCGTCGTCCATCCCGAGCCTGTCGAACCGCTATTGGCAGCGGAAAGCCTGGAGGAGGATATCGGCGGTCCGACCAACCAGTCGGACGAGCAACCGCTTCCCAAGCGCACCCGCACCCGCCGTACGGTCGCCGCCGGTGATGCCGAACCGGCTCCGGCACCGTCGGGAACAGCCGGAGCGGCCAAGACGACCAGGACGCGGAAGGCCAAATCCAAGGAGTAG